The region GGTCGATTCATGCAcaagcacagcagcaccgtgagGAAGTTCATGCGGAACATACGGTACAGGAAGCGTGACACTCCGGATTCGCCTTGCTGCCACCAGCAGGTGAAGTGGGTGTAgccggagagaaagaggaaccCACTGATCAGCACCTTGATGTGCATGTAGATCGGTAGAATGTGTGACGCGCCGGTCATGTAGTAGATCAGGATGACGATCTGCATCCAGCCCTTCAGCTCGTCCGTCTGATCACGGTGTAGCACCTTCGTAAGCTTGCTGTCCTCTGTGAAGAACAGCCCGAGCGCAAACACGTACCCGACCGGTATCCAAAAGCTAAACTCCGAGTAATATTTGTTCTCCTTCATGAAGAAGTTGGTCCGATCGCACAGATAAAAGTAcgtcatgatgatggccagtGACGTGAGTGCTGCGATTGGCGAttccttttcggtggtttggttGAGTGGTGCGTACGCGTAAATACCTCGCCACTGTGCTATCCACTGCCGGACGTACATGGCGACTGCGATCGAAGCACTACAAAGGCAAAAGAGTGTTAGTTGCTGCAGAGAACATCATTGGAAGCCGATTGCAAATCACTTACCAAACCGCAAGAAACGCATACGTCGTGACCTGAATGATCGTGTATGGTTCAgcactgctgcagcacgtACCATCGTTGTAGTTCATGTAGTCATTACAGTACATGTTGAGCAGTATCTGGACATCATGCTCGAGCGTCAGTGAGCGTAGCTTCTCGCCATCCGCGAACTCATCCACCAGCCCGGCCGCTATCATGTTCGAGGAGGACCATATTTTGGCCTCCGAGTAGCGCAGAATATTCCCCGCGGCCTGATTGATCCGCTCCACATCTTCATTCCGTACGCTTTTCCACTCCTCCGCCGTAGGGCTTTCCTGGTCGACCGGATCCTGCAGTTTCCAGATcactttcgttttcttcgcatGTAACCGATCGATGGTAGTGACGAGACGGGTCAAATTCTTCTCGTACGCCCTCTGCACCTCCTCCGTCACATTGCCACGGGCGAACGTCGGATAGGTACAGCTTGCTATGATCAGACTCGGTGGATCCTCTTCGTGCTCCCAGCGTATAAACTCATCGACCAGATGTTTCGACACTTCGTTCGCGTAGATGTACTCCACCCGTAACCGTAGCTTATAGTCGGTAAACTGCAGATTATCGGTCGCTTTCGTGGACGTTTGCTGGgaattgttttccgtttcactCGACCGCAGATAGTCGATGAAGGCGAGCGAGAGCGCACGTAACCGTTCGTCGCCGATCAGTACGAAGTGATTTTGGTTATCCCAGAAGGCCAGATAGCGGAGACACTTGCGCGTGTCGCTAGTTTGGATAAAACGGGTGAGAGGTTAATTGCTGGCAATTAACCTACGGTTCGCTTACGGCGACCCTTACGTTTCGGTGTACTTATGCAGCATGCACCCGTATGGTTGCCACTCCTTGTCGCCCTTAAACCGGCCATCACTCAGCAACCACTTGCACGAATCGGATCCTAGAACAAAAATCATGGATCACAGTCATGTTTCCATCCGAGTTACCGGTGCAAGTGCACCTGAAGTTGCTTACCGTATCGCAGATGGAGAAAGGCATGATAAACCACGAACCCAAGCACCATCCCAAAGGCGAGCTTTTTCGCGTTGGTCGCGTTCAGGTTCTGGATGAACCGTTCCGCTTTTGAAAGGTTTTCGTTGTTGCCCATCTTGCGCCACCCGTTGCCGCCCACCGGTAAGTACACTTCTCGCAATGGCCGGAATCTTTTGCTTCTTAAGTAACCACTTTACACACCCCCGGGGACCCTACATCGCCGGAAAGTGCATCGGAAAATGCCCCCCGGAAAATTGATCAACAAAAACCGTTCACCGCCGCTCGCCGATGACAGATGGCCGCAGTGCCCAAGGTGCATAGAAATGCAGCTGTTTCCTaagttgtttaaaaattaaatgagGCACACGGATCGGTCTCTGTTTTATCACGGGAAGGgatttttgttccattttgtgattttttgtaATTAATCATTTTCGTGTAAATTACGGCCATCGCTCATGCACCTCTGGTTCCGGGAACCCTGGCCGTCGATGACAGCTGATTGCATAAAACTTATTTACGGTTGCTGAGATTGGGAGGTAATCGCTGATTCAGGTGTTCAACTTTCCGGCAAGCGGGGTTTTTCCGAAACGTTGGGTGACCCAAGAGATCCGAAAGTACAGTCAAGATGGTCGTGGGAGCCTTTCCGGCCGCCAAGCTTGGCGTGCTCGCAATGAAGCAGATCTCCAAGCCGATCGCCAACCTCCTGAAGGAGCGGGCAAAGAACAGCCCGTTCTTCAGAAAGTACGTGTGCATGCCGCCGGCTCAGTTCTACAACTGGATGGAGGTGAAGACGAAAATGTGGGCCCTGAACCTCGGCAAACCGACCACGGTTCCGGTTCTGAATGAAGCGATGGCCATAGACCTGGGAGCGAATCTGCTCGGCGAGATCATCATCTTTACCATCGGTGccggtttgctgttgttggagtATCAAAGGTAAGGGGACGATTGCGATGTGAATCCTACCGGTGGACAGCTGCTATAACAACCAACCGATCTCATTCCACAGGCAGGTGCGCAAAGAATCGAACAAGGAGGAGATGGTGCTGCAGGAGAAGCTCGAACTGCAAGCCACCATCAATGAGCTGATCTTTCAGGTGCAACGACAGGATACACAAATCCGTGAGATGGCGAGGGTTGTGGCGGACCTAGGTGAGCCTAGAGCGTGGTAAACGAAATCAGCGGCAAACCTTCTCTTATCCGTCGCCGTCTTATCTATTGCAGAGTCAAAATCTTCCTGGAAACCTAAGATACTCGATGAGCTACCGTTTACTAGGAAAAGTAAAAGCGAACAGCCCCTGTACATCCCCGCAATACCCGATGTGAACGGTGAAGGGGCCGTCGAGTCCGGCAACAGTGGTAATGGCAGTATTCTTTCCAAAGCGCTGGAAATAATCGATAATGAAGTTTTTTATAGCGACAGCTCAGCCAACGAAGAGCACACGGAGCAACACCCCAAGCCAGGCCTAGTGACGCGTAGCGTATCCTACTTTCTTAAGCTAAATAGTCCACCAAACTCTTCACTGCCGACGAGCCGATGAGCGCAGGAGTAGTAGATTCTTTCAAATCCGTAGCAATACCTCTGCGGCAAGTCACATAGTCGCATGTGGTTTTCAGTACACGTCGAACACTTTGTACGTTGGTTTTCGGATGTTCTCTTGCTACTGGCTCTAGTCTTACTTTTCATGACGCTTACGATAGCGATTCGTAACATCGAACCTCGACAAGAGCTGGTTGATCGTCTCTTCAGTTTCTATCTACATCTGCACAACATCTCGGTCTCGGTATCATGCTGACTCGGCTAACCGGACAAATACTTAATTTAGTTGGCATTTAATACCCGATTCAACCAGCGCGATGAATCTTTCCCGTTAGGTCTCTCGtaagacctttttttttgttccgctCGAACTAgacctttttcctttttatgctcATAAATATAAGCTGAAAATGTTCAACGTGCATCATGGAGCCACTAATCGTTTGCCAACAATTCGCTGTGCTTGCGTTGATAAGGTGTAggatgtggtttttggtgtgagcGTTGTCGCATCACTTGTATATAGTTTTCAGTTGTTGCAAGTTAGAAACAGAGCTGAATGGTTATATGAATAAAAGACAAAATGTACGCCGTACGCCATGCCGTGTTATTCGTGTTTGATCGTTCCCCTTCTCGTTGACTAAACATaagtgaaaagaaagaacaagaaGTATGGGCTCGTAACCGTGTCACGCTAGTCACTATCATCTGTATTTGGTGTCGGGGCAGCGAGCACAGGGCGGGGTGACTTAAATGAAATTCCAGAAGAGTCAGTGCAATCACTAGGACTGCCGTTGATGTTAGCACTAgtagtggtggaggtggcggtaTTGGTAATGGCCCGGCTAGCTCGAGGTCGGCTTGGTCCAGGCTCATCATCATTGAGCAAAAGTGCATTACAGTCTGCGATACTGGGtctgccggttgctgctgctgctgctgctgttgcaggtACCGCTGAAGAACCAGCACCTTGTGTCTCATCCCCAGTCGCTAATCGTGGCCGCTTGGGCGGTATTTCATTCAATCCCTGATCGATGGTAGGTCGTGCCTTTGAGCAACTCGGTCCCGCTTCATCCTTCACGGCCGATGTCGATGGTTGTGGGCCATTTTTCCCCTCTCTTGCCTTCATCTTGGCCAACTCTTCATCGCGCATCTCCTGAAACCTTTGCTGTACTCTCTGAATCTGTTCCATcagttgatggtgctgcttgaTCTTCTGATTGCACGATCCACAGATAGTCTTGGGCAATGGGTCAGTCGGCGTAATCTGGGGGGTGGTAAGGAAGCCAGCATTAAGATCGATACGAGCCATCCGGGGCTGGGGCTGCCCATGAGGAGCACATACCGAGACGGGTAAGTAGGCGTTGATTCTATCCATCAAATCAGTCTCTTGGCCACTGCCATCGGTTATGAACATCACATCGCGATGCATCTTTGAGCATAATCGGCAAATAAACCCCCAGCACAGAACTTCACTAAGGTCTCCCATGGTTTTCTCATAAAACTAATCAATTCGCAGGATCTCTCACAAGCCCatctttttcccgttttcccgaATTTCTACGTTAGTTTGTTGTGACAGCGGCCACTGTTGGCCCAAGGTAGCTCTATAAATCTCCGTATAACAGTTTCgtaaaaagaaatagaaattgaTAAGACTTCTGATAAAGGTACTAGGGATGTGGTTTATGATTTCAGTTACcttatttgtttgttaattcAGCTTAAAACTTCGTTAAAAACCCTTTCTGAATAGTAGTCTCTATGGCAACCTTGTGGCCCAGTGACAGCGAaaagtgtgcatgtgtgggtGAGAAATGGCCAGCCGGGTTATAAACGTAATCCCTGACACGTATTGATAATGTCATCGCCGTAAAATCGGGGAAAAAATACTGGCCATAGTCTGGAACCCAAATCTTGCCCCTAATTTTGTGCCCGGACTCGATTTCTGGAAGCTCCTGGTATTCGCTTGGTGTTCCGAACGGATTGGTGGATAATTCGCAGCCAGGTGTACCTCAACTTCAACGCCTCTCCGACTTCCGACGGGACAGTCTTTCTTGAACGCCAGCGCAACCGAGAGCCGTGTCGTGTCCGACGATGGCATCCGTGTCCGAGGGAATGTGGTGCTACACCATAATAAATCCGCCGGAAACTGAAACCTACAATGAGATGCAACTAAAGCAAGATCTCGGTAAGTGtgatctgttgctgctgagagCGGTTCTGTTGGCATTCCAGCACTTACCCCATCGTGCTTCTTGGTTACAGAGAAGGGCGAGGTGAACGTAAAGATTGACACGCTGAAGAAGGtgatccagctgctgctgcagggcgAACGGCTACCGAATCTGCTCATGACGATCATCCGGTtcgtgctgccgctgcagaaTCACACCatcaagaagctgctgctgatctacTGGGAGATCGTCCCGAAGACGTCCGCCGACGggaagctgctgcaggagATGATTCTCGTGTGTGACGCGTACCGCAAAGATCTGCAGCACCCGAACGAGTTCCTGCGTGGCTCGACGCTGCGCTTCCTGTGCAAGCTGCGCGAACCGGAGCTGCTGGAACCGCTAATGCCCGCGATCCGAGCGTGTCTCGAGCATCGTCACTCGTACGTGCGACGTAATGCGGTGCTTGCCATCTTTACCATTTACAAAAACTTTGACTGGCTCGTACCGGATGGTCCGGAACTGATTGCCACCTTCCTTGACACCCAGCAGGACATGTCGTGCAAAAGGAACGCGTTCCTTATGCTCCTGCACGCTGACCAGGAGCGCGCACTTAACTATTTGGCTTCCTGTTTGGATCAGGTCAACAGCTTCGGTGACATTCTGCAGCTGGTGATCGTTGAGTTGATCTACAAGGTGTGCCACGCGAATCCTGCCGAACGGTCACGGTTCATTCGGTGCATCTACAATCTGCTGAACTCATCGTCGAACGCAGTCCGCTACGAGGCGGCCGGCACACTGGTAACGCTCTCGACGGCTCCGACCGCCATCAAGGCGGCCGTGAGCTGCTACATTGAGTTGATTGTCAAGGAAAGCGATAACAATGTGAAGCTGATCGTGCTCGATCGGTTGATTGCGCTGAAGGAAAACGAGAACATCGAGCGCATCATGCAGGAGCTCGTGATGGatgtgctgcgtgtgctgaGCGCCACGGACATCGAGGTGCGCCGTAAAACGCTTGCCCTGGCGATGGACCTAGTATCGTCGCGCAATATCGAggagatggtgctggtgcttaaGAAGGAGGTCTCAAAGACACACAACGTGGAGCACGAGGATACGGGCAAGTACCGGCAGCTGCTTGTCCGTACGCTGCACAGCTGCTGCATTAAATTCCCGGACGTGGCGGCCACCGTcataccggtgctggtggagtttCTGTCGGACTCCAACGAGTTGGCGGCGGGCGATGTGCTCGTGTTTGTGCGGGAAGCCATTCAGAAGTTTTCGCACCTGCAACCGCTGGTCATTGAGAAGCTGCTGGAAGCATTCCCGGCAATCAAATCATCGAAAATACATCGTACCACACTGTGGATACTGGGCGAGTACGCCAACTCGGTACCGGACGTGATGGAAGTGATCGGTATGATCAATCGTACGCTCGGCGAAGTTCCGATCGTTGAGGCAGAGCAGGCCCGCTTGGATGGTAACGATGCGGAAGAGGAACAAAAGAAGGCGGCGGAAGTGGTTAACAATACCAACACGAAGGTTACATCCGATGGAACCTACGCCACCCAGAGCGCCTTCAGTGTTGCTCCGTATGTAGTAGAATCGTTACAGTCCTCACCAGAAAGTTTCACTAACATTCTTCTGCCCTCTCCTTCCCTCTAGGGTCGCTAAGAAAGTGGCACGTCCACCACTGCGCCAGTATCTCATGGATGGTGACTTTTTCGTCGGTGCAACACTGGCTACGACGCTGACCAAGTTGGCACTCAAGTTTCTGCGCCTAGAGCCCaatgaaaagaagcaaaatcgTGTCTGCTCGTGCGCCATGCTGGTGATGAGCTCCATCTTGCACCTCGGCAAGTCCGGTTTGCCCACGAAGGCGATCACGAATGATGATATCGATCGGATCTACCTTTGTCTCAAGACACTGTCGCTCCGTACGCCCGAGATCGTGGACATTTTCGTTGAAAGCTGTCGCGAGTCTCTCGCTAGCATGCTGAGCGCTCAGAACGATGAAAAGCTGCAGGCCCAGAAGGataagcagcagaagcacgcGGCCAAGATTCAGCCGGATGATCCGATCGCATTCACACAGCTAGCGGACGGCAAGAACGATCAGCTGGGTGAGAATGTGTTCGAGTTGAGCCTGAATCAGGCACTGGCTGGTACGAAACCGACGGGATTGACGGATGTAGCGTCGCTGAACAGTAAGCTGAACAAGATCACTCAGCTTACTGGCTTCTCCGATCCGGTGTATGCTGAGGCGTACGTGCACGTGAACCAGTACGATATCGTGCTCGATGTGCTGATCGTCAACCAGACGAACGACACGCTGCAGAACTGTACGCTCGAGCTGGCCACCGTCGGTGATCTAAGGCTGGTCGAGAAGCCACATCCGGTCGTGCTTGCTCCGAACGATTTCTGCAACATCAAGGCGAACGTCAAGGTGTCGTCCACGGAAAATGGTATCATTTTCGGCAACATCGGTAAGCAATCGCGATTCTCACCCATCTCGCTGTTCTATGTGGTGTGACCTATCCttgcgctctccctctctgctgTGCAGTCTACGATACGACCTTCTCGTCCAACGTAGTCGATCTGAATACGATCCAGATCGACATCATGGATTACATTTTGCCGGCTACCTGCACCGACACCGAGTTCCGTTCGATGTGGGTTGAGTTTGAGTGGGAAAACAAGGTATCGGTCAACACGACTCTTACCGATCTGCATGACTatctgcggctgctgctcaaTTCCACTAACATGCGGTGTCTCACGCCGGAGAAGGCCCTCTCTGGGCAGTGTGGTTTTATGGCGGCAAATATGTATGCAAGGTACGTAGCGATGCGACCGCGAAAGGACGTACGACGATCTTTGATCCAACCAATTCCCTTTTTGATTGTAGGTCAATTTTCGGCGAAGATGCGCTCGCTAATTTGAGCATCGAAAAATCACTGGACCGACCCGATGCTCCCGTTACTGGACACATAAGAATTCGTGCCAAGAGTCAGGTAAGGCTGGACAGCGCTGTAAACGTGTGCTGCTCAGGGCTTTTATAATGTACGTacttcttttccccttttcaggGTATGGCGCTAAGCTTGGGCGACAAAATTAACCACACGCAAAAGTGCCTACAGGGCAAATCAGTTGCAGCCTAAACCGTTCTTCTCGCTCGGCTGGTTAAAGCTATAGACTTTGATTCTACAAGAGTATTTAGCATTCTTCCTTCACTGCATGTGTCGCTCGATCGGACCGGGTTTGTTAGTAAGCGACTCGGATGTTGAGACGGGCGGGTATTTTCCGGGCAAACACCAAGAGAGGCGGCACGGAATCGGAGAACATCTATCTTCGCACCTGCAAAGAGGAACAACGTGGTATCGGAGTCTCCattcctattttttttattatgattattttaacaaaatatgTAACAGTTAAAAGTGCATGCAcagacaaaaacacacacactcacatccTTAATGTTGCGTGACTGGGCAGCATGAGTTTCTATCAtataataaatcaaaaaagaaagaaacatgtTTACCCCATTCATTTTGAAAGACTTTCCTGCAAAAATACCAGTTTATCATGGATACGGCTCACCTGTTTGGTTAAATACGAGCTGTTTTCCTTTGCATCACCATGGATACGCGATACACATCCAGCAAACATGCGACTCAACACGAGGTGGTTACTCTTGCGTAGGTAAAGTGGCAGCAAATATGGAAACAGTAAAGGGTAAAATAAAGTCTGTTTATGAAGGTAGGCATTTCTGAGGCAGCAATAAGGAGTTTCTCTTAGAATACTTAAAATTTCTCCAATTCATTTACACAGAGGAAGAAGTCATCTCCGACCTGTGGGTACAGCTTATGATCCATATCAACATCTACTTTGCTCCCGTTTGGTTGGTAGCGGCCGTGGTGTGTCTGTACTATGAAGTAAGTGTGATCTTTGTGCGGCACATGGTCAGTTTTTAGCCACtacgatcgttttttttggtatagtttgaaaacataaacagcaTCGAACAAACGCTCTCCATACTAACGCTGATCGTGTCCGCACCTTTGGAGGTAGCGCGGCTCTATCTCGGCTACACAGGAAACCTTAAGAGTACGGTGGGTAGCAAGAGAATGATTTCGATAAGAACCTTTTAAACATTATGTGTTGCTTCTTCCAGATACCAAGCTTCGCCGGGTTTCTGATTCTTTCTTTCCTCATCCAACTGCCATTGCAAACCTATCTGCTGATTGCGTCCCATACGCACCAACACGTGTTGGCTGTGATCGTCCAGTCCATCGCTACCGGtacgctggtgctgcagatTGTGCTCGGTGTTCCGGCCATGCGTAAATTATCCGACTTTCGGCGGGCACagtttcagcagcagcgctggcAGTACATAGACAAGCGGTCGCAATTTCTTCGGAACATTAACTCCAAGCCATACGACGTTGCTTGTTGACTAATCGCTAGTGACTgttttacatttattttattaaataccATAGTATGCCATGCGTCTCTCCTCTACTGCGATCACTGGCCTCCTATGCTTTATAAGTACGGTGTAGGTCATGTTTGGTGAAAAAATCGTTCAGGTGGTGTAGGTTGGCGCGAAAGTGTAAGAGGAACTCATCAAGCGCCTTCAAGTTGTCCGCATTTGCATCCGATGATCCCAATAGGCTTGTCCGACTCGGGACGTAAAAGTGAAGAATCTAGCAAATAGAGAGGGAAAAACAATCGTCAACGCTTTTTTCTTCAAGGTATTCGCTGGAAGAGAAAACCAGAACGGGGTCTCCCATCGAAGAGCTAGCAGAGAAAGAAGCCACCCAATGCAACGTAGAGTTTTATATGGCTTCCGTGACGGAATGCTGATATCGTTTTACATGGCAGATTTATAGCTACGTGGTTTGGAGCTCCAACTCCCCACAAAGTATCATGAATTGGGATTAATACAATGTGGGATAACGGCACCCCGTCGTTTGCTGATAATGTGCGCCACCTACCTGAAATCCTTTCTGCGCCAGAAAGCCATGATACGGCAGCAAACATTCCTCGTAGGCTTTTCGAAGGTGTGGTTTCAGCTGCTCGCTGCACGTTTCATCTTCCAACACCTTGCGGAAGAACAGTTCCATCATTTCAAATGCCCTGAGGAAAGAGTGTTGTAGGCGATAAGAGTGTGGCGACCGTAATGCAGGTGAATCGCGTGATTTTGTTCGACGTGTATGTTACCTTTTCAACCACAGCAACCCATCGGTCACCGTATCGTAGGGATTGTCGTTGCCTTCCGCGTCCTTAAGTATTAAGTCTTCGATGTGCGCAAACAGTGTTTCATTGGTTTTGAATTTGTCTTCCAATTTCTGGCCGGGAAGAAAAAGTTTCACTTGAGGTGGGAACTAGTGAATGTATATGTTTCTCGGTGGCACCTACCTTCACATTTTGTCGCATATCTTTAACGATCGGTGAGAACAGCTTACCGAAGCAACCTGCAAACGAAGAGCGAAAGCAGAACACGCACAATTTGGCTCGTTAACtcgaaagggttttttttttgtaaaccgTCAGACCTATCACGATTTACCTATGGCGTCCACTATTTGGTGCGATGATTCGAGGAAATCGGATGTACTaattttgaaattattattttcatcGATCGCTGGGAATAATTTCAGTTGCCGAAACTGAATCTTTGCTTCACACACGTTGCCATCGGCGATGGCAGCGGCTACTTCGTCGTTTTCAGCCATGCCAGCTCGTGCTCGGCAACCACGCTGCTCTCGAGAATGCAGAAGTAAGCGACCTCTTGAGCCCGCGAATACGATACACGCTTTCGCCACACGCTAGGGGTTTCACGTACGCTGAGCTGCACCACGAAAACGGGTTCTATCCCCTGCGATCGCGCAACGACAACTGGACAGTCGGGAACATGCCGTCTCGCCGCAATCTTATCTACGTAAAGCGTGCTCTCCCGTGTTTATCATCATTCCATCGTCACCCGATTGGTCGCCCGGTTTTGGGGTTGCCTTATCGTGTACCACGGGAACCTTCACCAGTCGCCGGTTAGCAGGCACTCGAGGATTCCTATTTGCCGAGTGACGCGCTGCACGCTGCAGGGTGTGTGTGCCGTATCGGGACTGGAATCGATAAGAACGATTATGGGTTTTGTGCAGCTAGGGGTGAACGATTCATGCTGTAGAACAGGAAGTGGGACATTCAAGgcgattgttttatttttaatttaaatctaATCGTGCTTGACCATCGCATTCTCAACCTTTGCGTTGCGTGTAAAACTGAAGTAAGCACGAGGACCGCAGTGATTGCTTATCAGTGATTAGTGCATTGAGACGGAATATTTGATTAGTTCATAGTGGATGCTTTTATTTCGGATTGCTCAGGATCCGATGCTTCTATTCTCATGCGGTATTAATCAGGCAGCACCGCTTGATTTAGTTTTAGTCTTAATTTATTATTGTGCTTCACTATTTAATACTGAGTCCGTTGCAAGGTTTACCTTCAAAATATCACCTACGGCATTCATCACGAATAGCGTATGATCTGAGAGATTCGATAGTTTTGGAAGCTGAAATTGTGCTTGAGGAATGCTTTTTTGGCCGCACTGGAATGTCCAGAATTTTTGCATCATTCCATTCGATGAAAGGCGCAGTTCCACCAACACTAATGCCGATCCCGTGCCTTCACTGGACACCAGTCTTGTATCGCGATCGAATAATATCGTCGCTCCATTGGCGCCCGGTGGAGCAGAGTCTAGTTGGAACCACCGGTGATAATTGAGTGTATTAGCACTGTTCGGTGCAAAAAAGATGCCATCGTTACACTTAGCGTCCATCCGCTGGCGGAACACATCCGTCGGCCGTTTCAACTGAGTAAGCCGGCCAGCAGGGCCACGTGGTTTAGTTTCTACCAGTCGCCGTGGACCGGTATCGCCGCCCGGGCATTTCGGTGCGACGAACACACGCTCTATACCGTCGAACCCATCGCCCATGATGGAGCCGTCCGGTGTGTGACCAAGATCGAATGTATGCCCCATTTCATGGCAGACCGATCCGAGGGTAGTGGCATAGCAACCGCCATACCTAAAAGAGCAAATAAAAAGTAAGCATTGGCTCAGGCTCAGGTCGCTAAGGCGATCGGTTGCCGATAGTTACGTTCGCCTGTAGTTGCTATCATCCAGCAGGTTGGCACAGTCTACGGGCTGTGGGTTCAAAAATGCCGCACCGACACGCTCAAGTGTCGTTGGCCACGTGTAGAGGCATCCCGTACCAAAGAGAGCTaatccaccgccacccagAGCCGCATGTCCCGTCGTTTTCGCTCGTATATTGCCATAAGAGTAGTCACCATCCGTGATGCCTTCGAAGTGAGTGCTACTCAGAAAGGCGACCACCTTCACGGTGGCCATATCGTACTGTTCCGATTGCACCAGCTCGCTGGCGAAGTGTTGCCACAGTTCCCCTTCGGTCATGCCCACGGATTGCGTCCACTCGAGCTGACTGTGGAACGGTACGCAGGAAGATCCGAGCGTAAACGTTTTACGGCCATATCCTTCCTCGTGCAGCTTCTCACCGTACAAACACTGC is a window of Anopheles aquasalis chromosome 2, idAnoAquaMG_Q_19, whole genome shotgun sequence DNA encoding:
- the LOC126572540 gene encoding putative OPA3-like protein CG13603 isoform X1, whose amino-acid sequence is MVVGAFPAAKLGVLAMKQISKPIANLLKERAKNSPFFRKYVCMPPAQFYNWMEVKTKMWALNLGKPTTVPVLNEAMAIDLGANLLGEIIIFTIGAGLLLLEYQRQVRKESNKEEMVLQEKLELQATINELIFQVQRQDTQIREMARVVADLESKSSWKPKILDELPFTRKSKSEQPLYIPAIPDVNGEGAVESGNSGNGSILSKALEIIDNEVFYSDSSANEEHTEQHPKPGLVTRSVSYFLKLNSPPNSSLPTSR
- the LOC126572541 gene encoding uncharacterized protein LOC126572541 gives rise to the protein MGDLSEVLCWGFICRLCSKMHRDVMFITDGSGQETDLMDRINAYLPVSITPTDPLPKTICGSCNQKIKQHHQLMEQIQRVQQRFQEMRDEELAKMKAREGKNGPQPSTSAVKDEAGPSCSKARPTIDQGLNEIPPKRPRLATGDETQGAGSSAVPATAAAAAATGRPSIADCNALLLNDDEPGPSRPRASRAITNTATSTTTSANINGSPSDCTDSSGISFKSPRPVLAAPTPNTDDSD
- the LOC126572540 gene encoding putative OPA3-like protein CG13603 isoform X3, with protein sequence MVVGAFPAAKLGVLAMKQISKPIANLLKERAKNSPFFRKYVCMPPAQFYNWMEVKTKMWALNLGKPTTVPVLNEAMAIDLGANLLGEIIIFTIGAGLLLLEYQRQVRKESNKEEMVLQEKLELQATINELIFQVQRQDTQIREMARVVADLESKSSWKPKILDELPFTRKSKSEQPLYIPAIPDVNGEGAVESGNSATAQPTKSTRSNTPSQA
- the LOC126572540 gene encoding putative OPA3-like protein CG13603 isoform X2 → MVVGAFPAAKLGVLAMKQISKPIANLLKERAKNSPFFRKYVCMPPAQFYNWMEVKTKMWALNLGKPTTVPVLNEAMAIDLGANLLGEIIIFTIGAGLLLLEYQRQVRKESNKEEMVLQEKLELQATINELIFQVQRQDTQIREMARVVADLESKSSWKPKILDELPFTRKSKSEQPLYIPAIPDVNGEGAVESGNSVFYSDSSANEEHTEQHPKPGLVTRSVSYFLKLNSPPNSSLPTSR
- the LOC126572525 gene encoding N-acetylneuraminate 9-O-acetyltransferase; its protein translation is MGNNENLSKAERFIQNLNATNAKKLAFGMVLGFVVYHAFLHLRYGSDSCKWLLSDGRFKGDKEWQPYGCMLHKYTETDTRKCLRYLAFWDNQNHFVLIGDERLRALSLAFIDYLRSSETENNSQQTSTKATDNLQFTDYKLRLRVEYIYANEVSKHLVDEFIRWEHEEDPPSLIIASCTYPTFARGNVTEEVQRAYEKNLTRLVTTIDRLHAKKTKVIWKLQDPVDQESPTAEEWKSVRNEDVERINQAAGNILRYSEAKIWSSSNMIAAGLVDEFADGEKLRSLTLEHDVQILLNMYCNDYMNYNDGTCCSSAEPYTIIQVTTYAFLAVCASIAVAMYVRQWIAQWRGIYAYAPLNQTTEKESPIAALTSLAIIMTYFYLCDRTNFFMKENKYYSEFSFWIPVGYVFALGLFFTEDSKLTKVLHRDQTDELKGWMQIVILIYYMTGASHILPIYMHIKVLISGFLFLSGYTHFTCWWQQGESGVSRFLYRMFRMNFLTVLLCLCMNRPYQFYFFVPLLSFWYCIMFLTLSLPPRLSAQSTESNPYHYLYLVLKIVAMLSIITVLYMSEVFFERIFVTRPWKALFVTTDDDIHEWWYRWKLDRYTVTYGMIFAALFQAAQRFSLVDDSNHGNLFSKRISLTSTLAAITGIGCYITWTFFCRNRQDCEEVHSYVVFIPIVGYILLRNISGVLRTRYSTFFAWFGRISLELFLCQYHIWLAADRNGVLVLLPGFPTLNVLITSFIFVCVSHEIHRITTVLLPHALPNDWKLAVRNIIIFVILLIPLGRYDGMF